A part of Terriglobia bacterium genomic DNA contains:
- a CDS encoding aldo/keto reductase, translated as MNDKASRRNFLVTAGMALPAAAMASTSKTRPKDTMPLLASPAGLSYRVLGKTGLKVTSVGFGCMITSDPSVIERGADLGITYFDTARSYQNGNNERMVGAALKAKRRDLVLSTKTGARTKEEALQHLDTSLTELGTDHVDIWYLHGKSRPEDLSDGLLEAQQIAKKAGKTRFIGVSTHSGQPALFPAVIEKLPHFDVILTSYNFSMDPGMDAVIESAIKQGLGIVAMKVMAGGFRTAKPGQKLYDTLKRDGAMLAALKWVLKNKNVGTTIPSITDMEQLDENMKAMTVPFSDADQKILFAQLEYIRPLYCRTCGSCAGQCPKGLPVSDMLRYLSYSEGYGEFQLARESFLALPSDVRDVRCKDCGTCTIRCPNGVRVAERLQTAQELFA; from the coding sequence ATGAACGACAAGGCATCGCGCAGGAATTTCCTGGTGACCGCTGGTATGGCACTCCCGGCTGCGGCCATGGCATCAACCTCAAAAACGCGACCGAAAGACACCATGCCACTTCTGGCATCGCCTGCCGGGCTGAGTTATCGCGTTTTAGGCAAGACAGGTCTGAAGGTGACGAGTGTCGGATTTGGCTGCATGATCACTTCCGATCCGAGCGTGATTGAACGAGGAGCCGACCTCGGCATCACCTATTTCGATACGGCGCGGAGCTACCAAAACGGCAACAATGAGCGCATGGTAGGGGCGGCCCTGAAGGCGAAGAGGAGGGATCTCGTTCTATCCACCAAGACCGGGGCCAGAACGAAGGAAGAAGCGCTGCAGCATCTGGACACAAGCCTGACCGAACTGGGAACGGATCATGTTGATATCTGGTATCTGCACGGCAAAAGCAGGCCGGAAGATCTGTCCGACGGGCTTCTGGAAGCGCAGCAGATCGCCAAAAAAGCCGGCAAGACACGATTCATCGGAGTGAGCACTCACTCAGGCCAGCCCGCGCTGTTCCCGGCGGTGATCGAAAAGCTGCCTCATTTCGATGTGATTCTCACCTCCTACAACTTCAGCATGGATCCCGGAATGGACGCGGTCATCGAGTCGGCCATAAAGCAGGGGCTGGGCATTGTGGCGATGAAGGTCATGGCCGGCGGCTTCCGCACCGCCAAGCCGGGTCAAAAGCTGTACGATACCCTGAAGCGCGACGGCGCCATGCTGGCCGCGCTGAAGTGGGTTCTGAAAAACAAGAATGTAGGCACCACAATTCCCAGCATCACCGACATGGAGCAGCTGGATGAGAACATGAAGGCCATGACGGTGCCTTTCTCAGATGCCGACCAGAAAATCCTATTTGCCCAACTGGAATACATCCGGCCGCTGTACTGCCGCACCTGCGGCAGCTGCGCCGGCCAGTGTCCCAAAGGCCTGCCGGTGTCCGACATGCTCCGCTACCTGAGCTATTCAGAGGGTTATGGAGAATTTCAGCTTGCTCGTGAAAGCTTCCTTGCGCTTCCATCGGACGTGAGGGATGTGCGCTGCAAGGATTGCGGTACCTGCACCATCCGTTGCCCGAATGGAGTCCGAGTGGCGGAACGGCTGCAAACTGCACAGGAGCTGTTCGCATGA
- a CDS encoding dimethylmenaquinone methyltransferase, whose translation MWRLQIRIVAALWAVFVFTSPALAQINSLTREEMIKYTAQNPFDRFPDGRPKVPDALLKEFNNMSSEEVMGAGRGAGPAGARVTFVSGFQVLNPGRKLIGRAVTLQLMPTRPDVAGPDAEDWKKKGNATPLNHQSALDVLQAGDVIVIDAGGNINAGGIIGDNLAYYIWKKTGAGFVIDGAIRDLEGIASFGMAGYFRAAVPPAIQGLMVTGINVPVRIGNATVMPGDVVFGDREGVNFIPPQSVQALVDNAIITHIHDEWTRMKFDQNKYKSTDIYSSPKDPALIQEYEEFLKQKLGPAKYEEYRKRKEGKQ comes from the coding sequence ATGTGGAGACTGCAAATAAGGATCGTTGCTGCCTTGTGGGCGGTTTTTGTTTTCACCTCGCCTGCCTTGGCACAGATCAACTCCCTGACCCGTGAGGAGATGATCAAGTACACCGCACAGAATCCGTTCGACCGCTTTCCCGACGGCAGGCCCAAGGTTCCGGATGCGCTGCTCAAGGAGTTCAACAACATGTCGTCGGAAGAGGTCATGGGAGCGGGACGCGGCGCCGGTCCTGCCGGGGCCCGCGTCACGTTCGTGTCCGGCTTCCAGGTTTTGAATCCGGGCAGGAAGCTCATCGGGCGGGCCGTTACGCTGCAATTGATGCCCACACGGCCGGATGTGGCCGGTCCGGATGCAGAAGACTGGAAGAAGAAGGGGAATGCGACTCCGCTCAACCATCAATCCGCGCTTGATGTGCTTCAGGCCGGCGATGTGATCGTCATTGATGCCGGAGGAAACATCAACGCCGGCGGGATCATTGGTGATAACCTTGCTTACTACATCTGGAAGAAGACGGGGGCGGGATTTGTCATCGACGGCGCCATCCGTGACCTTGAAGGTATCGCATCGTTTGGCATGGCCGGTTATTTCAGAGCCGCGGTTCCGCCGGCGATCCAGGGCCTCATGGTGACGGGCATTAACGTGCCGGTGCGGATCGGCAACGCGACCGTTATGCCGGGCGATGTGGTTTTCGGGGATCGCGAGGGGGTCAACTTCATTCCGCCACAGTCGGTCCAGGCTCTCGTCGACAATGCCATCATCACGCACATTCACGACGAGTGGACCAGAATGAAATTCGACCAGAACAAGTACAAATCAACGGACATCTACAGCAGCCCGAAAGATCCCGCGCTGATCCAGGAATACGAGGAGTTCCTGAAGCAGAAACTGGGCCCCGCCAAGTACGAAGAGTACCGGAAGCGCAAGGAAGGAAAGCAGTAA
- a CDS encoding fumarylacetoacetate hydrolase family protein, with product MKLCRFWRPDRSTAVGLAVGDEVYDLSAVDADRYGSFTRLVHSEDLAEELRNVFPKAGRPCCSWSELDRPAGPDMPHLLAPITRQEVWAAGVTYLRSRDARMGESPEGGSFYDKVYHAARPELFFKATAHRVSAPHEPVRIRRDSSWNVPEPELVLVVNGRGTLAGFTIGNDMSSRDIEGENPLYLPQAKVYKGCCALGPAIVPAGAVKDARALTIRLQISRGGTIVFEGKTSIAKMKRNFDELIEYLFREQEFPDGVLLMTGTGLVPPDSFTLQSGDIVEITVPEIGTLRNPVA from the coding sequence ATGAAACTCTGCCGCTTCTGGAGGCCGGATCGAAGCACTGCCGTGGGTTTGGCTGTGGGAGATGAAGTTTACGATCTGAGTGCCGTCGATGCAGATCGGTATGGATCATTCACAAGGCTCGTTCATTCCGAGGACCTGGCAGAGGAACTCCGCAACGTTTTTCCCAAAGCCGGCAGACCCTGCTGCTCCTGGTCGGAACTGGACCGGCCGGCGGGACCCGATATGCCACACCTTCTCGCACCCATTACGAGGCAGGAGGTCTGGGCCGCTGGCGTGACGTACCTGCGCAGCCGTGATGCCCGCATGGGAGAAAGCCCTGAAGGCGGATCATTTTACGACAAGGTGTATCATGCGGCGCGGCCGGAACTCTTTTTCAAGGCGACGGCTCATCGCGTTTCGGCTCCCCATGAGCCGGTCCGAATACGCCGCGATTCCAGCTGGAATGTTCCCGAGCCTGAACTCGTGCTGGTAGTCAACGGCAGGGGCACCCTGGCAGGATTTACGATCGGCAACGACATGAGTTCGCGCGACATTGAAGGGGAAAATCCGCTCTACCTGCCACAGGCCAAAGTCTACAAAGGATGTTGCGCGCTTGGCCCAGCAATAGTGCCGGCCGGGGCAGTCAAGGATGCGCGTGCGCTCACCATCCGGCTCCAGATCAGCCGCGGCGGCACCATTGTTTTCGAGGGAAAAACATCGATCGCAAAGATGAAGCGAAACTTCGACGAGCTGATCGAGTATCTCTTTCGCGAACAGGAATTCCCAGACGGCGTCCTGCTGATGACGGGCACCGGCCTGGTGCCGCCCGACAGTTTTACACTTCAGAGCGGAGATATTGTAGAAATCACGGTCCCGGAAATCGGCACCCTCCGCAATCCCGTGGCCTAA
- a CDS encoding aldehyde dehydrogenase family protein: MTDTCGNYIDGKWAAARNSFSSTNPADTRDVIGRFAASDVEDVRRAIDAGEAALPAWKALSGFARGEFLRKAADILQRRLEEVAQAMVRENGKTIAEARGETARGVALLRFYAAEGVRPCGDVIPSVNPRTFVYTTRVPLGVVSVITPWNFPIAIPIWKMAPALVYGNTVVLKPASATPHCGVLIAGIFEESGIPQGVLNLVTGVGSVIGDELVKNPKVHGITFTGSNPIGRRIGAWAAERGAKFQLEMGGKNPVIVMPDCDLEQAATLTLRGAFGYAGQKCTATSRAIVLEGIYDAFVENLLGKTKALKVGPGTDEGNFVPPVVSEEQHRSILNAIEKGRAEARLLCGGGVPAGETYAHGFYVEPTVFADVPADSYLAQEEIFGPVLAIMRARNLDEAIALANRVRFGLSASIFTRDLNAMQDYVGRIEAGVVKVNSETAGIEPQVPFGGMKESSSHSREQGRAALEFFTSIRSVYMDRAGL; the protein is encoded by the coding sequence ATGACCGACACATGCGGGAATTATATTGACGGCAAATGGGCAGCGGCGCGCAATTCATTCAGCTCGACGAATCCGGCAGATACGCGCGACGTGATCGGCAGGTTTGCGGCGTCGGACGTCGAAGATGTGCGCCGAGCCATCGATGCCGGCGAAGCCGCACTGCCGGCCTGGAAAGCGCTCTCGGGCTTTGCGCGCGGCGAGTTTCTGCGCAAGGCCGCCGACATTCTCCAGCGCAGGCTTGAGGAAGTCGCTCAAGCGATGGTGCGGGAAAACGGAAAGACCATCGCGGAAGCGCGCGGCGAAACGGCTCGAGGTGTCGCCCTGCTTCGGTTTTATGCGGCCGAGGGTGTGCGCCCGTGCGGTGATGTCATCCCTTCGGTGAATCCGCGCACTTTCGTCTACACGACCCGCGTGCCTCTCGGGGTCGTGAGTGTCATCACCCCCTGGAATTTCCCGATAGCCATCCCCATCTGGAAGATGGCCCCGGCATTGGTTTACGGCAACACGGTCGTGCTCAAGCCGGCGAGCGCAACCCCTCATTGCGGCGTGCTCATCGCCGGAATCTTCGAAGAGAGTGGAATCCCGCAGGGGGTGCTGAACCTGGTCACCGGCGTGGGATCGGTCATTGGCGACGAACTGGTCAAGAATCCTAAGGTTCACGGCATCACGTTCACGGGTTCCAATCCAATCGGCCGAAGGATCGGAGCCTGGGCCGCGGAACGGGGGGCTAAGTTTCAGCTGGAAATGGGTGGTAAGAATCCCGTTATCGTAATGCCGGACTGCGACCTGGAGCAGGCGGCGACCTTGACCCTGCGCGGCGCTTTCGGCTACGCCGGCCAGAAGTGCACGGCAACATCACGCGCCATTGTGCTCGAGGGAATCTACGACGCGTTTGTTGAAAACCTGCTGGGCAAAACCAAGGCTCTGAAAGTCGGGCCAGGAACAGATGAGGGCAATTTCGTTCCGCCCGTTGTTTCCGAAGAGCAGCATCGGAGCATTCTGAACGCGATTGAAAAAGGGAGGGCCGAGGCGCGCCTGCTGTGCGGCGGCGGTGTCCCGGCCGGAGAAACCTACGCTCACGGTTTCTACGTCGAGCCGACCGTTTTTGCCGATGTTCCGGCCGATTCGTACCTGGCACAGGAGGAAATCTTCGGCCCGGTGCTGGCAATTATGCGTGCCCGGAACCTGGACGAAGCGATCGCTCTCGCGAACCGGGTCCGTTTCGGACTCTCGGCTTCGATCTTCACGCGTGATCTGAATGCGATGCAGGATTATGTGGGCAGGATCGAGGCCGGGGTCGTGAAGGTCAACAGCGAAACCGCCGGGATCGAGCCCCAGGTCCCCTTCGGCGGAATGAAAGAATCGTCCTCCCATTCGCGCGAACAGGGGCGCGCCGCACTGGAGTTCTTCACAAGTATCCGGAGCGTTTACATGGACCGGGCAGGACTTTGA